A genomic region of Catalinimonas niigatensis contains the following coding sequences:
- a CDS encoding ammonium transporter, whose amino-acid sequence MENYSLLLASMAETQAAADLGTQISQTLLTTNNVWMMVATFMVFIMHLGFAGVEAGFTQAKNTVNILFKNTLTPAIGLITYALIGFNLMYPGGEGFIINFAGFNLGPAADYDSLTYADGGYTYWTDFLFQGMFAATAATIVSGAVAERIKINGYLIFTIVFVGIVYPIIGSWQWGGGFLSTYGFYDFAGSTLVHSVGGWGALAGIIILGPRIGKYLNGKVNDFPGSSVPLATMGVFLLWFGWFGFNGGSVLSAEPETVSKVLVTTSLAAACGAVGGYVMAYFVFKRLDLGMVLNGILAGLVGITAGADLMSPYEAMVIGLIAGGLVVLSVVLLDKLKLDDCVGAVSVHLTCGIFGTLAVGMFGTMASMDQFIIQLVSVLACGAAAFSSALIIFFVLDKAMGLRVSAEHEKEGLDSHEHGIRGYTIIYE is encoded by the coding sequence ATGGAAAATTATTCTTTACTCCTTGCTTCTATGGCAGAAACCCAGGCTGCAGCTGATTTAGGAACACAGATTTCACAAACGCTTCTTACCACAAACAATGTGTGGATGATGGTAGCCACCTTCATGGTTTTCATCATGCACCTTGGTTTTGCAGGGGTAGAAGCAGGGTTTACACAGGCTAAAAACACGGTGAATATTCTATTTAAGAATACACTCACGCCAGCCATTGGCTTAATCACCTATGCTTTGATAGGGTTTAACCTAATGTACCCTGGAGGGGAAGGTTTTATCATTAATTTTGCTGGCTTCAACTTAGGTCCGGCAGCGGATTACGATTCACTCACCTATGCTGATGGTGGCTATACCTATTGGACTGACTTCCTTTTTCAGGGTATGTTTGCAGCTACTGCAGCTACCATTGTATCCGGTGCGGTAGCAGAAAGAATTAAAATCAATGGTTATCTTATTTTCACCATTGTTTTTGTAGGAATAGTTTATCCCATTATCGGTAGCTGGCAGTGGGGTGGTGGATTCTTAAGTACTTATGGCTTTTATGACTTTGCAGGATCTACACTGGTGCATTCTGTAGGAGGATGGGGCGCCTTGGCAGGTATTATCATCCTGGGGCCACGGATTGGCAAGTACTTAAACGGAAAAGTAAATGACTTCCCTGGTTCAAGTGTACCTTTAGCAACTATGGGCGTATTCCTTCTTTGGTTTGGATGGTTTGGATTTAATGGAGGCTCTGTACTCTCTGCTGAACCTGAGACAGTGTCTAAAGTATTGGTTACAACTTCACTTGCCGCTGCATGTGGTGCTGTAGGTGGCTATGTGATGGCTTATTTTGTTTTCAAAAGACTTGATCTTGGCATGGTGCTTAATGGTATCCTGGCCGGACTTGTAGGTATTACTGCTGGTGCTGACCTGATGAGCCCTTACGAGGCTATGGTCATCGGTCTTATCGCAGGTGGTCTGGTAGTACTCTCTGTTGTCCTGCTTGACAAACTTAAACTTGATGATTGTGTTGGCGCAGTATCAGTACATCTTACTTGTGGAATTTTTGGCACTTTGGCTGTAGGTATGTTCGGTACTATGGCAAGCATGGATCAGTTTATCATACAACTTGTCAGTGTACTCGCCTGTGGCGCTGCTGCTTTCTCTAGTGCATTGATTATTTTCTTTGTCCTTGATAAAGCTATGGGCTTGAGGGTATCTGCAGAACATGAAAAAGAAGGCCTTGATAGCCACGAACATGGTATAAGAGGCTATACCATTATTTACGAGTAG
- a CDS encoding outer membrane beta-barrel protein produces MKIKTKLMLLSLVLMNTVLYAQEEEKNPLKISGSVDTYYKYDFSGFESEDGTSNIGTSFADQQNSLSIGMIDLVLSQEIGRASFVGEVAFGPRNAGSAGPSGNSGVMEPHIQNLYVSYQITPELTATAGYMGTFVGYEVISPTGNFNYSTSYMFTNGPFQNAGIKLDYSFSERVSLMVGLFNDWNIYNDNNGMSDFGAQLYVVPVEGWDVYLNMITGFPSGTEFDLTTGYQITDDFYLGLNAADYSAPNDGGGFSGAALYAQYALTSNFALGFRGESFSTKDFDDETGSVVEGTTVNAFTISGNLTAGPLTFIPELRIDSGEESFFFDNDLMPSKSASQLLFAVVYAF; encoded by the coding sequence ATGAAAATCAAAACCAAACTAATGCTTCTTTCTCTTGTACTGATGAATACGGTACTTTATGCACAAGAAGAAGAAAAAAATCCTTTAAAAATTTCAGGCTCAGTAGATACTTATTATAAATATGATTTTTCCGGATTCGAGTCTGAAGACGGAACTTCAAATATAGGTACTAGCTTTGCCGATCAGCAGAATTCGTTATCCATTGGTATGATAGATTTGGTTTTGTCGCAGGAAATTGGTAGAGCTAGTTTTGTAGGTGAAGTAGCTTTTGGACCACGTAATGCAGGATCTGCGGGTCCTTCAGGAAATTCCGGAGTAATGGAACCTCATATCCAGAACCTGTATGTTTCTTACCAGATTACTCCTGAACTTACTGCCACTGCAGGGTACATGGGTACATTTGTGGGCTATGAAGTGATCTCCCCAACCGGTAATTTCAACTATTCCACATCGTATATGTTTACCAATGGTCCTTTCCAAAATGCAGGAATAAAGTTAGACTATAGCTTCTCTGAAAGAGTGTCTTTGATGGTAGGTCTTTTCAATGACTGGAATATATACAACGATAATAACGGAATGTCCGACTTTGGTGCACAGCTATATGTAGTACCCGTTGAAGGATGGGATGTATATCTCAACATGATCACCGGCTTTCCTTCGGGTACTGAATTTGACCTGACCACTGGCTATCAGATCACTGACGACTTTTACTTAGGTCTGAATGCTGCTGATTATTCAGCCCCTAATGATGGTGGTGGATTTTCGGGAGCAGCACTTTATGCCCAATATGCACTTACCAGTAACTTTGCTCTTGGCTTCAGAGGAGAATCATTCAGTACCAAAGATTTTGATGATGAAACAGGAAGTGTGGTAGAAGGAACGACTGTCAATGCTTTCACCATATCAGGTAATCTGACTGCCGGACCTTTGACTTTCATTCCTGAACTTAGGATTGATAGCGGTGAAGAATCTTTTTTCTTTGATAATGATCTGATGCCCAGTAAATCCGCCTCACAATTACTATTTGCTGTTGTGTATGCTTTCTAA
- a CDS encoding endonuclease/exonuclease/phosphatase family protein — protein MILQVVFLVIASIPIIATIATLLKFDQWWIRVFDFPRMQIVVINLIAIVGLLSIFNWLETWEYAVLAALLFCLIFQGVKIFPYTPLAKKQVIRFKGRNPDHTLSFMVSNVLTTNRKYQKLIKLVNKKKPDILLTLETDKQWEEALNGLEDDYAYTVKIPLDNLYGMHLYSKLELEDAEVRHLVEEDIPSIRTWLKLPSGKKVRLYCLHPTPPSPTERDTSTNRDAELLMVGKEIEKNDHTAIVIGDLNDVAWSRTTKLFQKISGLLDPRIGRGFFSTFHAGYPLFRWPLDHIFHSDDFTLVKLQRLPNIGSDHFPIYSVLHYEPRAEDVQEGEEAEAEEEEWAEEKIEKAEPIQKIVARSYTS, from the coding sequence ATGATTTTACAAGTAGTCTTTCTGGTCATTGCCTCCATCCCTATTATTGCTACGATTGCTACCCTCCTTAAATTTGACCAGTGGTGGATTAGGGTATTTGATTTTCCCCGCATGCAGATCGTAGTCATCAACCTGATTGCCATTGTGGGTCTTTTATCCATTTTTAACTGGTTAGAAACCTGGGAGTATGCTGTGCTTGCAGCTTTGCTTTTTTGTCTGATATTTCAGGGTGTTAAAATATTTCCCTATACCCCATTGGCTAAAAAGCAGGTGATCCGATTCAAGGGAAGAAATCCGGATCACACCCTTTCTTTTATGGTAAGCAATGTACTTACGACAAACCGTAAATATCAGAAACTAATCAAACTGGTAAACAAAAAAAAACCTGATATCCTGCTTACGCTGGAAACGGATAAACAATGGGAAGAAGCACTGAATGGATTAGAAGATGACTATGCCTATACCGTTAAAATACCTCTGGATAATCTTTATGGAATGCATCTGTACTCCAAACTGGAACTGGAGGACGCTGAAGTGCGTCATCTGGTAGAAGAAGATATTCCCTCCATACGCACCTGGCTTAAGCTGCCCTCAGGCAAAAAAGTAAGGCTTTATTGTCTGCATCCCACTCCTCCAAGTCCTACAGAAAGGGATACTTCTACTAACCGGGATGCAGAACTTCTGATGGTGGGCAAAGAGATAGAAAAAAATGACCATACTGCCATTGTCATTGGGGATTTGAACGATGTGGCCTGGTCCCGTACTACCAAGCTGTTTCAGAAGATCAGTGGCTTATTAGATCCCCGTATAGGAAGAGGATTTTTTAGTACTTTTCATGCCGGATATCCACTTTTCCGCTGGCCGCTGGATCATATTTTTCATTCTGATGATTTTACGCTGGTAAAACTCCAGCGTTTGCCTAACATAGGCTCAGACCACTTTCCTATTTACTCTGTCCTTCATTATGAACCCCGGGCTGAAGATGTACAAGAGGGAGAAGAGGCTGAAGCAGAAGAAGAGGAATGGGCTGAAGAAAAGATAGAAAAAGCCGAACCTATCCAAAAAATAGTAGCAAGAAGCTATACCTCCTAG
- a CDS encoding sensor histidine kinase: MSTPSNSNTLFNRLHQRIFKTLSIRYLIALSTIAFMILLSNLLIQHKLHQLLNDSRVINVAGRQSMLSQRLSNAAIKLKTASSAQEHAEIACELQTTLELLTRSHAALLNSDPQMLVEAKNSEETNRLYQNIDPAYSQIVMHGYNLYNLLISRQAYDTTKVNTHINAILSQENVFLSGMDAIVNQYDLESRAKVDSLIEVEQTLMLIALGIILLEVIFIFRPLTLFIKKIVYTINRARTQAKNLAQDKSSLLQSLQESQKKLSNVYSAIEQTTLFAKADAHGNLTHVSSQFLKYMEYPTDQKPVSLTSFLQITPKLMQQKLHLVENHGSWNGDVRVQTFTMNAKWINMTILPVRDDLSQLYEFLFLSTDITQKKEAQFKLQQVKKEKRQQKLYNQRMQSILIINAQEKERKHIAMELHDNIGQSITALKYYVEALHSQEKAKSIQEPLNNICVQLQDTIKNVRSTSFSLMPSVLEHYGIASVLNNFAGEMQRITGQNIVFVNKDNFDQRLHSTAETNLYRIAQECVNNALKYAQASLIEIILSRDSSKLFLEVIDDGSGFNLNQDIENPAHTPSGHGISNMQERTKYLMGKFAIYSRPGQGTRVLIQVPLNKNKHFIYGNSITS; encoded by the coding sequence ATGAGTACTCCCTCAAATTCCAATACCCTTTTTAACCGGCTGCATCAAAGGATTTTTAAGACATTGAGTATCAGGTATCTCATTGCGCTCTCCACCATTGCTTTTATGATACTACTCAGCAATTTATTAATACAACACAAATTACATCAACTCCTAAACGACTCAAGGGTAATCAATGTGGCAGGCAGACAGAGTATGCTGAGCCAGCGCCTTTCTAATGCAGCTATCAAATTAAAGACAGCCTCTTCAGCCCAGGAGCATGCTGAAATTGCATGCGAGCTACAAACAACGCTTGAGTTGCTCACCCGTTCCCATGCTGCGCTCTTGAACAGCGATCCGCAGATGCTGGTAGAAGCAAAAAACAGTGAAGAAACCAATCGCTTATACCAAAATATTGACCCTGCATATTCTCAGATAGTCATGCATGGCTATAACCTATATAACTTACTTATATCACGGCAAGCTTATGACACTACTAAAGTAAACACACATATTAACGCCATTTTATCACAGGAAAATGTATTCCTGAGTGGTATGGATGCGATTGTAAATCAGTACGATCTGGAGTCCAGAGCCAAGGTAGATAGTTTGATTGAAGTAGAGCAAACGCTTATGCTCATTGCCCTAGGGATCATTTTACTGGAAGTCATTTTTATCTTTCGCCCATTGACCCTTTTTATCAAAAAGATCGTGTATACCATCAACCGAGCGCGCACCCAGGCCAAGAATTTGGCTCAGGATAAGTCTAGCTTATTACAATCCCTTCAGGAGTCACAGAAGAAATTATCCAATGTATACTCAGCCATTGAGCAAACTACGCTCTTTGCCAAAGCAGACGCTCATGGCAACTTAACCCATGTCAGTAGTCAGTTTTTAAAATACATGGAATATCCTACAGATCAAAAGCCTGTTTCGCTTACTTCATTTCTACAAATAACCCCAAAATTAATGCAGCAAAAGCTTCACCTCGTGGAGAATCATGGTTCCTGGAATGGTGATGTACGTGTACAGACTTTTACCATGAATGCGAAATGGATAAACATGACCATACTTCCGGTCAGAGATGATCTAAGTCAACTGTACGAGTTCCTCTTCTTAAGCACAGATATCACTCAAAAAAAAGAAGCACAGTTTAAACTTCAGCAAGTAAAGAAAGAAAAAAGGCAACAAAAGTTGTATAATCAGCGAATGCAATCCATTTTGATAATCAATGCTCAGGAAAAAGAAAGAAAACATATAGCGATGGAATTGCATGATAATATTGGGCAATCAATTACCGCTTTAAAATATTATGTGGAAGCATTACATTCGCAGGAGAAAGCTAAAAGCATTCAGGAACCATTGAATAATATTTGTGTGCAATTGCAGGATACTATTAAAAATGTACGAAGTACTTCATTTTCACTGATGCCCAGTGTATTGGAACATTATGGTATTGCCTCTGTACTCAATAATTTTGCCGGTGAAATGCAGCGCATTACCGGACAAAACATTGTATTTGTCAATAAAGATAATTTTGATCAGCGCCTGCACAGTACTGCTGAGACAAATTTATATAGAATTGCTCAGGAATGCGTCAACAATGCGCTAAAGTATGCCCAAGCCTCTCTGATAGAAATTATATTATCAAGAGACAGTAGTAAACTATTTTTGGAAGTAATTGATGATGGGTCAGGCTTTAATTTAAACCAAGACATTGAAAATCCTGCGCATACTCCCTCAGGACATGGTATATCTAACATGCAGGAAAGAACAAAATACCTAATGGGAAAATTTGCCATCTACTCTCGTCCCGGGCAAGGGACCAGAGTGCTTATCCAGGTTCCACTCAACAAAAACAAGCACTTTATATATGGTAACAGTATTACTAGCTGA
- a CDS encoding SDR family NAD(P)-dependent oxidoreductase produces MDLQLNNKVALITGGSMGIGFAIAEALAKEGVHLLITARNAERLKLAVEKLSTYAVNIKSFVADITQTHDIVSLAKFAEQSFGGVDILINNAGTGTNEKIAEASDEKWYYYWDLHVMAAIRLSRALLPSMKQRGGGVILNNASICAKQPIGYEPIYNTTKAALVMMSKCLAEEVIKDNIRVNAINPGLIRTEAWENAAVEEGKKQGISAEDFLQNIAKENAPIGRFASPEELAHFFVFLCSPLASYCVGSSYYVDGGWLKVTT; encoded by the coding sequence ATGGATTTACAACTCAACAATAAAGTTGCTTTAATTACAGGAGGAAGCATGGGTATTGGTTTTGCGATCGCCGAAGCCCTGGCCAAAGAAGGAGTACATCTTTTGATTACTGCCCGAAATGCTGAAAGACTCAAACTGGCAGTAGAAAAACTCAGCACCTACGCTGTGAATATTAAAAGTTTTGTAGCTGATATCACACAAACTCATGATATAGTATCCTTAGCAAAATTTGCTGAACAGTCTTTTGGAGGTGTAGATATTCTAATCAACAATGCAGGTACGGGGACTAACGAAAAGATTGCTGAAGCTTCTGATGAAAAATGGTATTACTACTGGGATTTGCATGTCATGGCGGCCATTCGTCTCAGTCGTGCACTCCTTCCCTCTATGAAACAAAGAGGTGGAGGCGTCATCCTTAACAATGCCTCCATTTGTGCCAAACAGCCTATCGGATATGAGCCCATTTACAATACTACCAAAGCGGCACTAGTCATGATGAGTAAATGCCTGGCCGAAGAAGTGATTAAAGACAATATCCGCGTCAATGCCATCAATCCGGGACTTATACGTACGGAAGCCTGGGAAAATGCAGCCGTAGAAGAAGGAAAAAAACAAGGTATCAGTGCAGAAGACTTTTTACAAAACATTGCTAAAGAAAACGCACCTATCGGCAGGTTTGCCAGTCCGGAAGAGCTTGCCCATTTCTTTGTGTTTTTGTGTTCTCCGCTGGCCAGCTATTGTGTAGGCAGCAGTTATTATGTAGACGGCGGCTGGCTTAAAGTAACCACTTAG
- a CDS encoding DUF5916 domain-containing protein, which produces MHLQKTSTAVNIDGSLDDPAWQEAQVAKDFFMILPMDTSLAEVKTEVRMAYDDNFLYLIAVCYHAEPGPYIVESLRRDFAFGKNDNFLLFMDPFDDQTNGFSFGANAAGAQWDGLMYDGGSVDLSWDNKWTSEVKNYEDRWVFEAAIPFKTIRYKKGITEWGINFSRLDLKAAEKSSWTPVPRQFPSASLAYTGTLVWDQPPPTVGSNVSIIPYALGGVSSDFENNLSSDYRGDVGVDAKIAITSSLNLDLTVNPDFSQVEVDQQVTNLDRFELFFPERRQFFIENGDLFANFGYQNIRPFFSRRIGLGVPIRFGARLSGKVNKNWRIGIMNMQTGKVDAIDLPAQNFAVAAVQRRVFARSNIGLLVVDKESLHYTPSDDPLMPVYSQFNRNIGMEYNLASSNNLWTGKLLYLRSFSSQEKEQNMVHAAHLQYASRKLTLRWQHEYVGEGYTAEVGYVPRRNYIKVNPEAEYLFFPTNSSVVSHGPSLSSTYFFNHDFKQTDNESYLSYNVGFQNRSTVSAWIAHNYVQLLQAFDPTNASGDTLAAWSEHRWNAWGTEYISTPNSLFTYSFSTRYGGYYADGKRFNLSTEMGYRFQPYVSIALRASYNNILLPEPWKRNTFWLIGPRLDVTMTNTLFFTAFMQYNEQLDNINLNTRLQWRYQPASDLFIVYTDNYFPEPLGVRNRALVLKLTYWWNV; this is translated from the coding sequence ATGCATTTACAAAAAACCAGTACGGCTGTCAATATAGATGGCTCTTTGGATGATCCGGCCTGGCAAGAAGCCCAGGTAGCCAAAGATTTCTTTATGATCCTTCCTATGGATACCAGTCTGGCAGAAGTGAAGACCGAAGTTAGGATGGCTTATGATGATAATTTCCTTTACCTGATCGCAGTGTGTTATCATGCGGAACCGGGACCCTATATTGTTGAGTCGTTGCGCAGGGATTTTGCCTTCGGAAAAAACGATAATTTCCTACTCTTTATGGACCCCTTTGATGATCAGACCAATGGCTTTAGCTTCGGGGCCAATGCTGCCGGTGCACAATGGGATGGACTAATGTATGATGGTGGAAGTGTAGACCTCAGCTGGGATAATAAGTGGACTTCAGAAGTCAAAAACTATGAGGATCGCTGGGTTTTTGAGGCTGCCATTCCTTTCAAAACAATTCGTTATAAAAAAGGGATTACCGAATGGGGCATCAACTTCAGCAGGCTGGACCTGAAAGCTGCTGAAAAATCTTCCTGGACACCGGTTCCCCGCCAGTTTCCTTCTGCTTCTCTGGCCTACACCGGTACGCTGGTTTGGGATCAGCCACCGCCCACAGTAGGGAGTAACGTATCCATCATACCCTATGCCCTTGGAGGTGTCAGTAGTGATTTTGAAAATAATTTGTCCAGTGACTACAGAGGAGATGTAGGTGTAGATGCAAAGATTGCCATTACATCATCACTCAATCTCGACCTCACTGTAAACCCTGATTTCTCTCAGGTAGAAGTAGATCAGCAGGTAACCAATCTGGATCGCTTTGAGCTTTTCTTTCCTGAAAGAAGACAGTTTTTTATAGAAAATGGTGATCTCTTCGCCAACTTCGGTTATCAGAATATTCGTCCGTTCTTTTCCCGCAGGATTGGTTTGGGTGTACCTATTCGTTTTGGGGCCAGGCTCAGTGGTAAGGTGAATAAAAACTGGCGTATTGGGATAATGAACATGCAGACCGGTAAGGTGGATGCCATTGATTTGCCAGCTCAGAACTTTGCGGTAGCTGCTGTACAACGAAGGGTGTTTGCGCGGTCCAATATTGGTCTGCTGGTAGTTGACAAAGAGTCCCTCCATTATACGCCCAGTGATGATCCTCTTATGCCTGTATATTCACAGTTTAACCGCAACATCGGAATGGAGTACAATCTGGCTTCTTCCAATAATCTCTGGACAGGTAAACTGCTTTATCTGAGGTCTTTCAGTTCGCAGGAGAAGGAGCAGAATATGGTGCATGCTGCGCATCTGCAATACGCCAGTCGTAAACTCACACTACGCTGGCAGCATGAATATGTGGGAGAAGGGTATACTGCTGAGGTGGGATATGTTCCCCGCAGAAACTATATCAAAGTCAATCCGGAAGCCGAGTACTTATTCTTCCCTACTAACAGTTCAGTAGTTAGCCACGGACCAAGTCTGAGTTCTACCTATTTTTTTAATCATGATTTTAAACAAACAGACAATGAGTCTTACCTCTCCTACAATGTAGGTTTTCAGAATCGTTCCACTGTCAGTGCCTGGATTGCGCATAATTATGTGCAGTTGCTACAGGCTTTTGATCCGACCAATGCTTCTGGAGATACACTGGCTGCCTGGTCTGAGCATCGGTGGAATGCCTGGGGCACAGAATATATATCTACACCCAACAGTCTGTTTACCTATTCCTTCTCCACCCGTTATGGAGGGTACTATGCGGATGGCAAGCGGTTTAACCTGAGTACGGAAATGGGATATCGTTTTCAGCCCTATGTAAGTATCGCCTTGCGTGCGAGTTATAACAACATCCTTTTGCCGGAACCCTGGAAGCGAAATACTTTTTGGCTGATCGGTCCACGGCTGGATGTAACGATGACCAACACGCTATTCTTTACTGCTTTTATGCAATACAATGAGCAGTTGGACAATATTAACCTGAATACCCGTTTGCAATGGCGCTATCAACCGGCTTCAGATCTGTTTATTGTCTATACCGATAATTATTTTCCCGAGCCCTTAGGCGTAAGAAACCGTGCGCTGGTACTGAAGCTAACCTATTGGTGGAATGTCTAG
- a CDS encoding response regulator transcription factor: MVTVLLADDHTVVRNGLKMLLENESDINVIGEASNGQEAIDKIISLQPDIVLLDVRMPVLDGLQTLIEISKYAHKTRSLVLSMYAQEDYVLQSARSGASGYILKDASKEELMTAIRTIHAGNKYFSGSVSNILVDGYLHNLQSQSLEQNIYHLTKTEKKVLKLVAQGFSNTQIADQLNNSVRTIETHRFKMMKKMGVSKSKDMIRKARQEGLA, encoded by the coding sequence ATGGTAACAGTATTACTAGCTGATGACCACACTGTGGTGAGAAATGGGTTGAAAATGCTTTTGGAAAACGAATCCGATATCAATGTGATTGGAGAAGCTTCCAATGGACAGGAAGCTATAGACAAAATTATTTCATTACAACCTGATATTGTATTGTTAGACGTAAGAATGCCGGTGCTTGATGGATTACAAACACTCATTGAAATCAGCAAATATGCCCATAAAACTCGTTCTTTGGTTCTATCCATGTATGCACAGGAAGATTACGTACTTCAATCGGCTCGCTCAGGTGCATCAGGCTACATTCTCAAAGATGCCTCCAAAGAAGAATTGATGACTGCTATTCGCACCATCCATGCCGGCAATAAATATTTCAGTGGCAGTGTATCCAACATTTTGGTAGATGGTTATCTGCATAATTTACAATCTCAAAGTTTAGAGCAAAACATTTATCATCTCACCAAGACTGAAAAAAAAGTACTTAAACTGGTCGCACAGGGGTTTTCTAATACGCAAATAGCAGATCAGTTGAATAACAGTGTCAGGACTATAGAAACCCACCGTTTTAAAATGATGAAAAAAATGGGAGTAAGTAAATCCAAAGATATGATCAGAAAAGCCAGGCAAGAAGGCTTAGCATAA
- a CDS encoding DUF6789 family protein, producing MMEKSLFKKIVYPALSATSTMTMFSYAVSYLVNDQFKEPKLLSSLFLSPGRQKANEPPVGGFLLHYLVGMIFATVYQLFWKHIFRFPKWKDGIIYGTVCGLIGMLTWKLTFTLHKSPPDIKLKSYLFHLLIAHLIFGVTLTWTERKLGRKS from the coding sequence ATGATGGAAAAATCTTTGTTCAAAAAAATAGTGTATCCCGCGCTGAGCGCTACCAGTACGATGACAATGTTCAGTTATGCTGTTTCCTATCTGGTCAATGATCAATTCAAAGAGCCTAAACTGTTAAGTTCTCTTTTCTTGAGCCCGGGCAGGCAAAAAGCAAATGAACCTCCTGTAGGTGGCTTTTTGCTTCATTATCTGGTAGGGATGATATTTGCCACGGTATATCAGTTGTTTTGGAAACATATTTTTCGTTTTCCAAAATGGAAAGATGGTATTATTTATGGAACAGTATGCGGCCTCATTGGTATGCTGACCTGGAAGCTGACCTTTACGCTCCATAAGTCACCTCCTGATATCAAACTCAAGTCTTATCTTTTCCATCTGCTCATCGCCCACCTTATCTTTGGCGTCACGCTGACCTGGACAGAGCGAAAACTCGGCAGAAAATCTTAA
- a CDS encoding FAD-dependent oxidoreductase → MENKSLWKATAQKKPVYPALQENITTEVVVVGGGITGLTAAYELTRAGKKVVVVEALSVGDGTTGLSSCHLNTQIDYGYQNVKQSFDTETMRLVADSRFSAINYIEKQCTEEEMSSDFKRVSGFLYAENVEQEKFLLDEYHASMEAGLSVTLHDEIPFPSTVRKAIEYHDQAVFNSQKYVNHLAERIQASENGQVFENTRVKDISLKDKKVLTEKGDITAQHIVLATHLPLFFDVLQTMAAPYRSYILVGEVDHRDMPEALYWDLQEPYHYTRYYHQGEKTWLAVGGADHKTGHNEQNPDNYEKLKHYMQQHFNIKKFTYQWSSQYYEPADGLPYIGLSPFKDVYVGTGYSGDGLVYGTVAGLLLKDMMLNRENAWAKAYDARRFTPVASFKEWAKENMEVVTDFVKDYLGNAEKEIETVPKGEGKIISKNKSKFAVYRNENDQIVSLSPICPHLKCVVHWNTQEKSWDCPCHGSRFTPEGKLIVGPAVSDLEKKNWNS, encoded by the coding sequence ATGGAAAATAAATCACTTTGGAAAGCTACTGCACAGAAGAAGCCTGTCTATCCTGCGCTACAGGAAAATATTACTACTGAAGTAGTGGTGGTAGGAGGAGGAATTACCGGGTTAACAGCTGCCTATGAGCTCACTAGAGCCGGTAAAAAAGTGGTGGTGGTAGAGGCACTTTCGGTAGGCGATGGCACTACCGGATTATCCAGTTGCCACCTGAATACCCAAATAGATTATGGCTATCAAAATGTGAAGCAGTCTTTTGATACAGAGACCATGCGACTGGTCGCTGACTCCCGCTTTTCAGCCATCAACTATATTGAAAAGCAGTGTACAGAGGAAGAGATGAGTAGCGATTTTAAGCGTGTTTCCGGCTTCCTCTATGCTGAAAATGTGGAACAGGAGAAATTCTTGCTGGATGAATACCATGCTTCTATGGAGGCTGGTTTATCAGTAACGCTGCATGACGAAATCCCTTTTCCTTCCACCGTCAGAAAAGCGATAGAATACCATGATCAGGCGGTGTTTAATTCTCAAAAGTACGTCAACCACCTGGCAGAGCGGATTCAAGCTTCGGAGAATGGTCAGGTATTTGAAAATACCAGAGTGAAGGACATCTCGCTGAAAGACAAAAAGGTATTGACTGAAAAAGGAGATATCACCGCACAACATATTGTCCTGGCTACCCACCTGCCACTTTTCTTTGATGTGCTGCAAACGATGGCAGCGCCTTACCGAAGTTATATACTGGTAGGTGAAGTGGACCATAGAGATATGCCTGAAGCTTTGTATTGGGATTTGCAGGAACCTTATCATTATACGCGCTACTACCATCAGGGCGAAAAAACCTGGCTGGCAGTGGGAGGTGCTGACCATAAAACCGGCCATAATGAGCAGAACCCGGATAATTATGAAAAGCTTAAGCATTATATGCAGCAACATTTTAATATCAAAAAGTTTACCTACCAATGGTCTTCACAGTATTACGAACCGGCGGATGGTTTGCCTTATATCGGCTTGAGTCCTTTCAAGGATGTGTATGTTGGCACCGGCTACAGCGGCGATGGATTGGTATACGGTACGGTGGCTGGACTGCTCCTCAAAGATATGATGCTGAATCGTGAGAATGCCTGGGCAAAAGCTTATGATGCCAGGCGCTTCACACCTGTAGCTTCTTTTAAAGAATGGGCCAAAGAGAATATGGAAGTAGTCACTGATTTTGTAAAAGACTACCTGGGCAATGCGGAGAAGGAAATTGAAACTGTGCCGAAGGGAGAAGGAAAAATCATATCTAAAAACAAAAGCAAGTTTGCAGTCTATCGTAATGAAAATGATCAGATTGTTTCGCTCTCCCCCATATGTCCCCACCTCAAATGCGTAGTACACTGGAATACTCAGGAAAAATCCTGGGATTGTCCTTGTCATGGTAGCCGCTTTACGCCGGAAGGGAAACTAATTGTTGGACCGGCGGTAAGTGATCTGGAAAAGAAAAACTGGAATAGTTAA